Proteins from one Nitrobacteraceae bacterium AZCC 2146 genomic window:
- a CDS encoding large subunit ribosomal protein L18 (product_source=KO:K02881; cath_funfam=3.30.420.100; cog=COG0256; ko=KO:K02881; pfam=PF00861; superfamily=53137; tigrfam=TIGR00060), with amino-acid sequence MSKLKITNARRKQRVRLSLRRTANGRPRLSVFRSSKHIYAQVIDDLKGETLASASSLEKAMRDTGNTGANVDAAKAVGKLLAERAVKNGVKEVIFDRGGYLYHGRVKALADAARESGLSF; translated from the coding sequence ATGTCGAAACTCAAGATTACGAATGCCCGGCGCAAGCAACGCGTGAGGCTCTCACTACGCCGGACCGCCAATGGTCGTCCGCGTTTGTCGGTCTTCCGCTCGTCGAAGCATATCTATGCGCAGGTCATCGATGATCTGAAGGGCGAGACGCTCGCTTCGGCCTCGTCGCTGGAGAAGGCGATGCGCGATACCGGCAACACCGGCGCGAACGTCGATGCAGCGAAGGCTGTCGGCAAGCTGCTGGCGGAACGCGCGGTCAAGAATGGCGTCAAGGAAGTGATTTTCGATCGTGGTGGGTATCTCTACCATGGTCGCGTCAAGGCGCTTGCGGATGCGGCTCGTGAAAGCGGGCTTAGCTTCTAA
- a CDS encoding small subunit ribosomal protein S8 (product_source=KO:K02994; cath_funfam=3.30.1370.30,3.30.1490.10; cog=COG0096; ko=KO:K02994; pfam=PF00410; superfamily=56047), with protein MSTHDPISDLITRIRNAQMRVKPKVSTPGSKMRANVLEVLKNEGYIRGYASVEHSSGRSELEVELKYFDGEPVIREIERVSKPGRRVYVSVKNLPRVKNGLGISVLSTPKGIMADHEAREANVGGEVLFTVF; from the coding sequence ATGTCAACGCACGATCCGATCAGCGATCTCATCACCCGCATCCGCAACGCACAGATGCGCGTCAAGCCGAAGGTTTCGACCCCCGGCTCGAAGATGCGCGCCAATGTGCTCGAAGTGCTGAAGAACGAGGGCTACATCCGTGGCTACGCCAGCGTCGAGCATTCCAGCGGACGCAGCGAGCTCGAAGTCGAGCTGAAGTATTTCGATGGCGAACCGGTCATCCGCGAAATCGAGCGCGTTTCGAAGCCAGGACGTCGTGTGTACGTCTCGGTGAAGAACCTGCCGCGCGTGAAGAACGGTCTTGGCATTTCGGTTTTGTCGACACCCAAGGGAATCATGGCTGACCACGAAGCGCGCGAAGCGAACGTGGGCGGCGAAGTTCTCTTCACGGTGTTCTGA
- a CDS encoding NAD(P)-dependent dehydrogenase (short-subunit alcohol dehydrogenase family) (product_source=COG1028; cath_funfam=3.40.50.720; cog=COG1028; pfam=PF00106; superfamily=51735): MKIDLTRKTALITGSTSGIGHAIAKGLAATGAEVVVNGRTQPKVDAAIAAITKAVPGAKVKGVAADVSTAAGCKALAATLPNVDILINNAGIFEPKGFFDIPDEDWTRFYEVNVMSGIRLSRAYMQGMLKRNWGRIVFISSESAINIPSEMIHYGMTKTAQLAVSRGLAELTRGTNVTVNSVLPGPTMSEGVETFVKDLAKQNGQSVDEAAALFVKTHRPSSLLQRFASVEEIANMVVYVSSKESSATNGAALRAEGGIIQTIA; the protein is encoded by the coding sequence ATGAAGATCGATTTGACCAGGAAGACGGCGCTGATTACCGGCTCGACATCGGGCATCGGCCACGCCATCGCCAAGGGCCTCGCGGCGACCGGCGCCGAGGTGGTCGTCAACGGCCGCACCCAGCCGAAGGTCGATGCCGCCATCGCTGCGATCACAAAAGCTGTGCCGGGCGCCAAGGTGAAAGGCGTCGCCGCTGACGTCTCCACCGCGGCGGGCTGCAAGGCATTGGCGGCCACGCTGCCCAACGTCGATATCCTCATCAACAATGCCGGCATCTTTGAGCCAAAAGGCTTCTTCGATATTCCCGATGAGGACTGGACCCGTTTCTACGAGGTCAATGTGATGTCCGGCATCCGGCTGTCGCGGGCCTACATGCAGGGCATGCTGAAGCGCAACTGGGGTCGCATCGTTTTCATCTCATCGGAATCCGCCATCAACATCCCGAGCGAGATGATCCACTACGGCATGACCAAGACCGCGCAGCTCGCGGTGTCGCGCGGCCTTGCTGAATTGACGCGCGGCACTAACGTTACGGTGAATTCGGTTTTGCCGGGACCGACCATGTCCGAAGGCGTCGAGACTTTCGTGAAGGATCTCGCCAAACAGAACGGGCAATCGGTCGACGAGGCCGCGGCGCTGTTCGTCAAGACGCATCGACCGAGTTCGCTGCTGCAGCGCTTCGCCAGCGTCGAGGAGATCGCCAACATGGTGGTCTATGTCAGCTCAAAGGAATCCTCGGCCACCAATGGCGCCGCGCTGCGTGCCGAAGGCGGCATCATCCAGACGATTGCCTAG
- a CDS encoding small subunit ribosomal protein S13 (product_source=KO:K02952; cath_funfam=1.10.8.50,4.10.910.10; cog=COG0099; ko=KO:K02952; pfam=PF00416; superfamily=46946; tigrfam=TIGR03631) produces the protein MARIAGVNIPTNKRALIALQYIHGIGQKNAADILEKVKIPTDRRVNQLSDQEVLQIREVIDRDYLVEGDLRRETGMNIKRLMDLGCYRGLRHRRGLPVRGQRTHTNARTRKGPAKSIAGKKK, from the coding sequence TTGGCCCGTATCGCCGGTGTAAATATCCCGACCAACAAGCGCGCTCTGATCGCGCTTCAGTATATCCATGGCATCGGCCAGAAGAACGCCGCTGATATCCTGGAAAAGGTGAAGATCCCGACCGATCGCCGCGTCAATCAGTTGAGCGATCAGGAAGTTCTGCAGATCCGTGAAGTGATCGACCGCGACTATCTGGTCGAGGGCGATCTTCGTCGCGAGACCGGCATGAACATCAAGCGTTTGATGGACCTCGGCTGCTACCGCGGCCTGCGCCATCGTCGTGGCTTGCCGGTTCGCGGCCAGCGCACGCATACCAATGCGCGTACGCGCAAGGGTCCGGCCAAGTCGATCGCCGGCAAGAAGAAGTAA
- a CDS encoding small subunit ribosomal protein S14 (product_source=KO:K02954; cath_funfam=4.10.830.10; cog=COG0199; ko=KO:K02954; pfam=PF00253; superfamily=57716) — protein MAKKSSIEKNNRRMRMTKNAAPKRAKLKAIIADKTKPMEERFAATLKLAELPRNSSAVRIRNRCEISGRPRSVYRINKLSRIALRDLGSKGLVPGLVKSSW, from the coding sequence ATGGCAAAGAAGAGTTCGATCGAGAAGAACAATCGTCGGATGAGAATGACCAAGAACGCTGCGCCGAAGCGCGCGAAGCTCAAGGCCATCATCGCCGACAAGACCAAGCCGATGGAAGAGCGGTTCGCCGCGACGCTGAAGCTCGCCGAGCTGCCGCGCAATTCGTCCGCGGTCCGGATTCGCAACCGTTGCGAAATCTCCGGCCGTCCGCGTTCGGTCTATCGGATCAACAAGCTCAGCCGTATCGCGCTGCGTGACCTGGGCTCGAAGGGCCTGGTTCCCGGGCTCGTGAAGTCGAGCTGGTAA
- a CDS encoding uncharacterized protein (DUF1330 family) (product_source=COG5470; cath_funfam=3.30.70.1060; cog=COG5470; pfam=PF07045; superfamily=54909), which produces MAAYVISEVDVRDPAGFEAYRTMAAPTIAQYGGRYLVRGGQASLAEGGPSPKSIIVVEFPTMERLREWYASPEYAEALKVRQTALERRLIFVEGV; this is translated from the coding sequence ATGGCCGCCTACGTGATTTCTGAAGTTGATGTTCGAGATCCCGCCGGGTTTGAAGCCTATAGAACAATGGCTGCACCCACGATCGCGCAATACGGCGGCCGCTATCTGGTGCGCGGTGGGCAGGCCTCGTTGGCTGAAGGCGGTCCTTCGCCGAAGAGCATAATCGTTGTCGAATTCCCAACGATGGAACGGCTGCGCGAATGGTACGCGTCACCGGAATACGCCGAGGCGCTAAAAGTACGGCAGACGGCGCTGGAGCGCCGTCTGATCTTCGTC
- a CDS encoding adenylate kinase (product_source=KO:K00939; cath_funfam=3.40.50.300; cog=COG0563; ko=KO:K00939; pfam=PF00406; smart=SM00382; superfamily=52540; tigrfam=TIGR01351) — protein sequence MRLILLGPPGAGKGTQAHRLVERHHIVQLSTGDMLRAAVAAETEVGLKAKDIMAAGGLVPDDIVIGIISDRIEQPDAANGFILDGFPRTVPQAEALDSLLKSKGLKLDAAVELRVNESALLQRVEARVAQMTARGEVVRIDDTPEVLSKRLASYRTSTEPLVHYYSEKRKLVTIDGMMTIEEVTLEINRVLAAILAADKPIKKAARRSAKNIAAAKRESAPAKSAKKTAGKAKKPPVKKATKKAAKAPKKAAKPASKGKTTKFAKKPAKKAGRVVKKAAKSAKKATKKRAKR from the coding sequence ATGAGGTTGATTCTTCTCGGGCCGCCGGGGGCGGGCAAGGGAACACAGGCACATAGACTGGTTGAGCGTCACCACATTGTTCAACTCTCCACCGGCGACATGTTGCGTGCCGCCGTGGCTGCCGAGACCGAGGTCGGTCTGAAGGCCAAGGACATCATGGCGGCAGGTGGACTGGTGCCGGACGACATCGTGATCGGAATCATTTCCGATCGTATCGAACAGCCGGATGCCGCCAACGGCTTCATCCTCGACGGGTTTCCGCGCACCGTACCGCAGGCTGAAGCGCTGGACAGCCTGCTGAAGTCCAAGGGGCTGAAGCTCGACGCCGCCGTCGAACTGCGCGTTAACGAGAGCGCGCTGCTGCAGCGGGTCGAGGCGCGTGTTGCGCAGATGACCGCACGCGGCGAGGTGGTGCGAATCGACGATACGCCGGAGGTGCTGTCGAAGCGCCTGGCGAGCTACCGCACGTCGACCGAGCCGCTGGTGCATTACTATTCGGAGAAGCGGAAGCTGGTCACCATCGATGGCATGATGACCATCGAGGAAGTGACGCTTGAGATCAATCGCGTGCTGGCAGCGATTCTCGCTGCCGACAAGCCGATCAAGAAGGCTGCGCGCAGGTCGGCAAAGAACATTGCCGCCGCCAAGCGCGAATCGGCCCCCGCCAAGAGCGCCAAAAAGACCGCCGGGAAGGCCAAGAAGCCACCCGTGAAGAAGGCTACCAAGAAGGCCGCGAAGGCGCCCAAAAAGGCCGCGAAACCGGCTTCCAAAGGTAAAACCACGAAATTCGCCAAAAAGCCGGCGAAAAAGGCCGGCCGAGTGGTCAAGAAAGCGGCAAAATCCGCCAAGAAGGCCACGAAAAAGCGAGCTAAACGCTAG
- a CDS encoding large subunit ribosomal protein L17 (product_source=KO:K02879; cath_funfam=3.90.1030.10; cog=COG0203; ko=KO:K02879; pfam=PF01196; superfamily=64263; tigrfam=TIGR00059) translates to MRHGKVHRKLNRTAEHRKAMFANMCASLIKHEQIITTLPKAKELRPIVEKLVTLGKKGGLSMRRQAISEMKDQDQVRKLFDTLATRYKDRQGGYTRIIKAGFRYGDNAPMALIEFVDRDVDAKGLDSGPTQEKKAEAA, encoded by the coding sequence ATGCGTCACGGTAAGGTTCATCGTAAGCTCAACCGCACGGCCGAGCATCGCAAGGCGATGTTCGCCAACATGTGCGCGTCGCTGATCAAGCACGAGCAGATCATCACCACGCTGCCCAAGGCCAAGGAATTGCGCCCGATCGTCGAGAAGCTCGTCACCCTCGGCAAGAAGGGCGGCCTGTCGATGCGCCGCCAGGCGATCAGCGAGATGAAGGACCAGGATCAGGTCCGCAAGCTGTTCGACACGCTGGCGACCCGCTACAAGGATCGTCAGGGCGGTTACACCCGCATCATCAAGGCCGGCTTCCGCTACGGCGACAACGCGCCGATGGCGCTGATCGAATTCGTCGACCGCGACGTCGATGCCAAGGGCCTCGATTCCGGCCCGACCCAGGAAAAGAAGGCCGAAGCCGCTTAA
- a CDS encoding large subunit ribosomal protein L15 (product_source=KO:K02876; cath_funfam=3.100.10.10; cog=COG0200; ko=KO:K02876; pfam=PF00828; superfamily=52080; tigrfam=TIGR01071): protein MKLSDIADNAGSRKKRMRVGRGIGSGKGKTSGRGGKGQTARSGVRIKGFEGGQMPLHRRLPKRGFNNIFRLDFAEINLDRLQDAIEAKTLDAGAVINAEALVKARVLRRAKDGVRLLGRGEIKVKINIEVHGASKTAIAAIEKAGGTVKILAPKKAEGEAA from the coding sequence ATGAAGCTCAGCGATATCGCCGATAACGCCGGCTCCCGCAAAAAGCGTATGCGCGTCGGCCGTGGCATCGGCTCCGGCAAGGGCAAGACTTCCGGCCGCGGCGGCAAGGGCCAGACCGCGCGTTCAGGCGTGCGCATCAAGGGCTTCGAAGGCGGCCAGATGCCGTTGCATCGTCGTCTGCCGAAGCGCGGTTTCAACAACATCTTCCGGCTCGATTTCGCCGAGATCAACCTGGATCGCCTCCAGGACGCGATCGAAGCCAAGACCCTCGATGCGGGCGCCGTGATCAACGCTGAAGCGCTGGTCAAGGCCCGCGTGTTGCGCCGCGCCAAGGATGGCGTCCGGCTGCTCGGCCGCGGTGAGATCAAGGTCAAGATCAACATCGAAGTCCATGGTGCCTCGAAGACGGCGATTGCAGCCATCGAGAAGGCCGGCGGCACGGTGAAGATCCTCGCGCCGAAGAAGGCCGAAGGCGAGGCGGCGTAA
- a CDS encoding small subunit ribosomal protein S5 (product_source=KO:K02988; cath_funfam=3.30.160.20,3.30.230.10; cog=COG0098; ko=KO:K02988; pfam=PF00333,PF03719; superfamily=54211,54768; tigrfam=TIGR01021), translated as MAGERERGGGHRGGREERDSEFVDKLVHINRVAKVVKGGKRFGFAALVVIGDQKGRVGFGHGKAREVPEAIRKATESAKRNLTRVALREGRTLHHDIAGRHGAGRVYLRAAPAGTGIIAGGPMRAVFETLGIQDVVAKSIGSSNPYNMVRATFDALKHQDSPRSVAARRNIKVSTLQSRRVGGDAEVVAE; from the coding sequence ATGGCAGGTGAACGCGAACGCGGTGGTGGCCACAGGGGTGGCCGGGAAGAGCGCGACAGTGAATTCGTCGACAAGCTCGTCCACATCAACCGAGTGGCCAAGGTCGTCAAGGGCGGCAAGCGCTTCGGCTTTGCAGCGCTGGTCGTCATCGGCGATCAGAAGGGCAGGGTCGGTTTCGGTCACGGCAAGGCACGTGAAGTTCCCGAAGCTATCCGCAAGGCCACTGAATCGGCCAAGCGCAACCTGACGCGCGTCGCTCTGCGCGAAGGTCGCACGCTGCATCACGACATCGCCGGTCGCCATGGTGCGGGTCGCGTCTATCTGCGTGCAGCACCGGCCGGTACCGGCATCATCGCCGGCGGCCCGATGCGCGCCGTGTTCGAAACGCTCGGCATCCAGGATGTTGTCGCGAAGTCGATCGGTTCGTCGAACCCCTACAACATGGTTCGCGCCACCTTCGACGCGCTGAAGCATCAGGATTCGCCGCGCTCGGTTGCGGCTCGCCGTAACATCAAGGTGTCCACCCTGCAGTCGCGCCGCGTTGGCGGTGACGCTGAAGTGGTTGCTGAATAA
- a CDS encoding large subunit ribosomal protein L30 (product_source=KO:K02907; cath_funfam=3.30.1390.20; cog=COG1841; ko=KO:K02907; pfam=PF00327; superfamily=55129; tigrfam=TIGR01308): MAKAAKMIKVEQTGSAIRRHHSQRETLIGLKLNKIGRVTELQDTPAVRGMIAKVQHLVRVVEDK; encoded by the coding sequence ATGGCCAAGGCCGCAAAGATGATCAAGGTCGAGCAGACCGGCAGCGCAATCCGCCGCCATCACTCGCAGCGCGAGACGCTGATCGGCCTCAAGCTCAATAAGATCGGTCGCGTCACCGAGCTGCAGGACACGCCTGCGGTTCGCGGCATGATCGCCAAGGTTCAGCACCTCGTCCGCGTGGTCGAGGATAAGTAA
- a CDS encoding preprotein translocase subunit SecY (product_source=KO:K03076; cath_funfam=1.10.3370.10; cog=COG0201; ko=KO:K03076; pfam=PF00344; superfamily=103491; tigrfam=TIGR00967; transmembrane_helix_parts=Inside_1_26,TMhelix_27_49,Outside_50_63,TMhelix_64_86,Inside_87_126,TMhelix_127_149,Outside_150_153,TMhelix_154_176,Inside_177_182,TMhelix_183_205,Outside_206_214,TMhelix_215_237,Inside_238_273,TMhelix_274_296,Outside_297_315,TMhelix_316_338,Inside_339_372,TMhelix_373_395,Outside_396_404,TMhelix_405_427,Inside_428_443) has translation MVSAAEQLAANLNFSALGKAEELKKRIWFTLGALLVYRFGTYIPLPGIDPAAWEQVFRSQAGGILGMFNMFAGGGINRMAIFALNIMPYISASIIIQLLTTVSPQLEALKKEGESGRKALNQYTRYLTVILAAFQSYGIAVGLQGAGNVVSEPGVFFLLSTAVTLTGGTMFLMWLGEQITSRGIGNGISLIILSGIVAELPSAIANMLELGRQGALSTGLILVVIVMAVVVIAFIVFMERAQRRLLIQYPKRQVGNKMFEGQSSHLPLKLNTSGVIPPIFASSLLLLPATVASFNAGKGPEWFQWLNTQLSHGRPLFLFMYLALIVFFAFFYTAIVFNPTETADNLKKHGGFIPGIRPGERTAEYIDYVLSRITVLGAAYLAVVCLIPEILISYASVPFYFGGTSLLIVVSVTMDTVAQVQGYLLAHQYEGLIRKSKLRGRRK, from the coding sequence ATGGTCTCAGCAGCAGAACAATTAGCGGCAAACCTCAACTTTTCGGCGCTCGGCAAGGCCGAAGAACTGAAGAAGCGCATCTGGTTTACCTTGGGTGCGCTGCTTGTTTATCGCTTCGGTACCTACATTCCGCTGCCGGGCATTGACCCCGCGGCATGGGAGCAGGTATTCCGCTCGCAGGCGGGCGGCATTCTCGGCATGTTCAACATGTTCGCTGGCGGCGGCATCAACCGCATGGCGATCTTCGCGCTGAACATCATGCCGTATATTTCGGCATCGATCATCATCCAGCTGCTGACCACGGTGTCGCCGCAGCTCGAGGCCCTCAAGAAAGAGGGCGAGTCTGGCCGCAAGGCCCTCAATCAATATACGCGCTACCTCACGGTGATCCTGGCCGCGTTCCAGTCCTATGGTATCGCCGTCGGTCTGCAGGGCGCGGGCAATGTCGTCAGCGAGCCCGGCGTGTTCTTCCTGCTATCCACGGCGGTGACGCTGACCGGCGGCACCATGTTCCTGATGTGGCTGGGCGAGCAGATCACTTCGCGCGGCATCGGCAACGGCATTTCGCTGATCATCCTGTCCGGCATCGTTGCCGAGCTGCCTTCGGCCATCGCCAACATGCTTGAGCTGGGACGGCAGGGTGCGTTGTCGACCGGTCTGATCCTGGTCGTGATCGTGATGGCCGTGGTCGTGATCGCGTTCATCGTGTTCATGGAGCGCGCCCAGCGCCGGCTGCTGATCCAGTATCCGAAGCGCCAGGTCGGCAACAAGATGTTCGAGGGTCAGTCCTCGCATCTGCCGCTGAAGCTCAATACCTCCGGTGTGATTCCGCCGATCTTCGCCTCGTCGCTGCTGCTGCTGCCGGCAACGGTTGCCAGCTTCAACGCCGGCAAGGGGCCGGAATGGTTTCAGTGGTTGAACACCCAGCTCAGCCATGGCCGTCCGCTGTTTCTGTTCATGTATCTGGCGCTGATCGTGTTCTTCGCGTTCTTCTATACGGCGATCGTGTTCAACCCGACGGAAACCGCCGACAATCTGAAGAAGCATGGCGGCTTCATTCCAGGCATTCGTCCGGGTGAACGCACCGCCGAATATATCGACTACGTCCTCTCGCGCATCACGGTGCTCGGCGCCGCTTACCTAGCGGTCGTCTGCCTGATCCCCGAGATCCTGATCTCTTATGCCTCGGTGCCGTTCTACTTCGGCGGTACGTCGCTGCTGATCGTGGTCAGCGTCACCATGGATACGGTTGCCCAGGTGCAGGGCTATCTGCTGGCACATCAATACGAAGGGTTGATCCGGAAATCGAAGCTGAGGGGCCGGCGCAAATGA
- a CDS encoding small subunit ribosomal protein S11 (product_source=KO:K02948; cath_funfam=3.30.420.80; cog=COG0100; ko=KO:K02948; pfam=PF00411; superfamily=53137; tigrfam=TIGR03632) — translation MGKEATRVRRRERKNIASGIAHVNSSFNNTTITITDAQGNTIAWSSAGTMGFKGSRKSTPYAAQVAAEDVSKKAQEHGMRTLEVEVAGPGSGRESALRALQASGFTVTSIRDVTTIPHNGCRPRKRRRV, via the coding sequence ATGGGCAAGGAAGCCACACGCGTCCGCCGCCGTGAACGCAAGAACATCGCATCCGGCATCGCGCACGTGAATTCGTCGTTCAACAACACGACCATCACCATCACTGACGCGCAGGGCAACACCATTGCCTGGTCGTCGGCCGGCACGATGGGTTTCAAGGGTTCGCGCAAGTCGACCCCGTATGCGGCGCAGGTTGCCGCTGAAGACGTGTCGAAGAAGGCGCAGGAACATGGCATGCGCACGCTGGAAGTCGAAGTCGCGGGTCCCGGTTCGGGCCGTGAGTCGGCGCTCCGCGCGCTGCAGGCTTCGGGCTTCACGGTGACTTCGATCCGCGACGTCACCACGATCCCGCACAACGGTTGCCGTCCGCGCAAGCGTCGGCGCGTTTGA
- a CDS encoding large subunit ribosomal protein L6 (product_source=KO:K02933; cath_funfam=3.90.930.12; cog=COG0097; ko=KO:K02933; pfam=PF00347; superfamily=56053; tigrfam=TIGR03654): MSRVGKKPVTVTAGVTATVDGQVVKMKGPKGQLQFVVHDDVSVKLEDGAIKVAPRVETNRARALYGTARAQIANLLEGVTKGFEKKLDITGVGYRAALQGKKLQLALGYSHDVVYDIPEGILVTVPKPTEILISGNDSQRVGQVAAEIRSYRPPEPYKGKGVRYSDEFIFRKEGKKK; encoded by the coding sequence ATGTCACGAGTTGGCAAAAAGCCAGTCACGGTTACCGCGGGCGTTACCGCGACCGTCGACGGCCAGGTCGTCAAGATGAAGGGGCCGAAAGGTCAGCTTCAGTTTGTCGTGCACGACGACGTTTCGGTGAAGCTCGAGGACGGCGCCATCAAGGTGGCACCGCGCGTCGAGACCAACCGCGCACGCGCCCTCTACGGCACTGCTCGCGCGCAGATTGCGAATCTGCTCGAAGGCGTTACCAAGGGCTTTGAAAAGAAGCTCGACATCACGGGCGTCGGCTATCGTGCCGCGCTGCAGGGCAAGAAGTTGCAGCTCGCGCTCGGCTACAGCCACGATGTCGTTTACGATATCCCGGAGGGAATCTTGGTCACGGTGCCGAAGCCGACCGAGATCTTGATCTCCGGAAATGATTCTCAGCGCGTTGGCCAGGTGGCCGCGGAGATCCGCAGCTATCGTCCGCCGGAGCCCTACAAGGGCAAGGGCGTCAGATATTCCGACGAATTTATCTTCCGCAAGGAAGGCAAGAAGAAGTAA
- a CDS encoding DNA-directed RNA polymerase subunit alpha (product_source=KO:K03040; cath_funfam=1.10.150.20,2.170.120.12; cog=COG0202; ko=KO:K03040; pfam=PF01000,PF01193,PF03118; superfamily=47789,56553; tigrfam=TIGR02027), with the protein MGDTVTIQKNWQELIRPNKLQVTPGSDATRFATLVAEPLERGFGQTLGNALRRILLSSLQGAAVQSVHIDGVLHEFSSIAGVREDVTDIVLNVKDISIKMLGEGPKRMVVKKQGPGVVTAGDIQTVGDVTVLNPDLQICTLDEGAEIRMEFTVAAGKGYVAAEHNRPEDAPIGLIPVDSLYSPVRKVSYKVENTREGQILDYDKLTMTIETNGALTPDDAVAYAARILQDQLNVFVNFEEPRKEVAQEVIPDLAFNPAFLKKVDELELSVRSANCLKNDNIVYIGDLVQKSEAEMLRTPNFGRKSLNEIKEVLAQMGLHLGMEVPGWPPENIDELAKRFEDHY; encoded by the coding sequence ATGGGTGACACAGTGACGATCCAGAAAAATTGGCAGGAACTTATTCGGCCGAACAAGCTGCAGGTGACCCCTGGCAGCGATGCGACCCGTTTCGCGACCCTGGTTGCGGAGCCGCTTGAGCGCGGTTTCGGCCAGACCCTCGGCAATGCGCTGCGCCGCATTCTGCTGTCATCGCTGCAGGGTGCTGCCGTGCAGTCGGTGCACATCGACGGCGTGCTGCATGAGTTCTCCTCGATTGCCGGCGTGCGTGAAGACGTCACCGACATCGTGCTGAACGTGAAGGACATCTCGATCAAGATGCTCGGCGAAGGCCCGAAGCGCATGGTCGTGAAGAAGCAGGGCCCGGGTGTCGTGACCGCTGGCGACATCCAGACCGTCGGCGATGTGACCGTGCTCAATCCCGACCTGCAGATCTGCACCCTCGATGAGGGCGCCGAGATCCGCATGGAGTTCACCGTGGCCGCCGGCAAGGGCTACGTCGCTGCCGAGCACAATCGTCCGGAAGATGCGCCGATCGGCCTGATCCCGGTCGACAGCCTGTACTCGCCGGTTCGCAAGGTGTCGTACAAGGTCGAGAACACCCGCGAGGGCCAGATCCTCGACTACGACAAGCTCACCATGACCATCGAGACCAACGGCGCGCTGACGCCGGATGACGCCGTGGCCTATGCCGCGCGCATCCTGCAGGACCAGCTCAACGTGTTCGTGAACTTCGAAGAACCCCGCAAGGAAGTCGCGCAGGAGGTCATTCCCGATCTCGCGTTCAACCCGGCGTTCCTCAAGAAGGTCGACGAACTCGAGCTCTCGGTGCGTTCGGCGAACTGCCTGAAGAACGATAACATCGTCTATATCGGCGATCTCGTGCAGAAGTCGGAAGCGGAAATGCTCCGTACCCCGAATTTCGGCCGCAAGTCGCTGAACGAAATCAAGGAAGTGCTGGCCCAGATGGGTCTGCACCTCGGCATGGAAGTGCCCGGCTGGCCGCCGGAGAACATCGACGAGTTGGCCAAGCGCTTCGAAGACCACTACTAA